CATGTCACTGCAGCCACCTGCAGTGATATTGTACATGCAAATTCAACCTTATTGCTTGATGCATTTAACGAAACTCCTGGTAAATAGACTAGTAAATTCAATTAAACTCCTGTAAAAGTAGTCTAGCATAGTTTGCAAAACCAGCGTCTTGGACTTGACCCTTGTTAGGAATCACTGACCACGACCATGAATAGACCCCCTCCTTCATGCTTCTTTGTTCCCTTGCCCCCTCTTTTGTGTGCATGGCCAAGAGTGTTGCCATGAAGtgtaaacatacaatgtatatgtaacAGTATATAGCTATATACCAAGAAAGCCAAGTTAGCTGGGCATTAGTTGTTGTGTTAACAGTGAAGTCAGGACATGTTTCGTGTGTGTTAGCAGTGGCTTTCGTTGGATCGCAGAGGCCCAATTCGGTAAGAATAACATTTGATATGTTATTTAATACTTTTAGATTATAGTAAAACATGTGTATTTCGATATAACCTTTTAGTAGGGATTGTAACACGAAATGATACAGTTAATTTATATTTGAAACTTCGTTTATGTTTAGAAAGCTAAACATACTTGAATTATTACATCGTATGCATGgttgatacatgtacttctatACTGTCATTAAAGACCTTTGATTATTCAGTTAAGTTATTACGAATGATTTGAAGTACATAGTTTTTCAGTTAAAGAGTTAGAGAATGTAATTAGACATTGATTGTGAATGTTTTAGTGTAGCTTTGTTATGTTTTAACAACACTATCGTATATATTCACATTAGTTATAAACCTAAATGCTGAGTTAAGGTCTTATTAGGACCGACTGGCATTCTCACACAAAATGTCTTATTGATaaatcatttcacatttttgttagTGATGTGAGGTTATATATTTGCTGTTTAAGGACATAAAACAGACAGGAATATATTTTATTGCTAGTGGTTTTCGTCATCACAAATTTAGTTCTTACTTGTGTCAGTGGAGAAACAATTTAATAGGACGGTTGCTTCTCTTAATGTGAGAATATTATTCTCCTTTTACAAGATTAGATATATCCAGTGGATTGTTAAGGTTAGTTTTGCTGACGTGTATAAGTTGTGGTTGTTCGTCTGGGTTTATGGtatttgttgttttaacatGATTTTAAGTATCGTTTGAATGGGaagttagtagtagtagcagtgtCAATTATATATCGATAGTGTATGTAGTGTGCATAGTGTCGGTTAGTTCACAGGTTGTGATttgtaaatgtaaatatttcgttatacatgtacaagatgacttattttctgtatttctttatgttATCTTTACAGATCGTTATCTCAAATTCGCCTCAAATTCGCCTCAAATTCGCCTCATCTCAAATGCACCTCATATTCGCCTCgtggatatttttgcaactGAATAAAACATATGTTTGTTGGACTTTAGTTGTTTGTGCACCGAGTGATTTGTGAATAACGACGATCAAGCCGTGTGTGCGAACTGAAACTCCTCCGTTATCTAGTTGATGCGGAGGCAGCCACAGCTGCCATCAACAATGTATCAAGCATGCACTTGCTTCAGATGGCAGACTCCTAAAGTTCTTCCTCTTAAACCGGAAATGTTGACAAGGGAGTATTCTTTTATTTCAATGTATACGTTAGAAATAAAAGTTATCAAGATCATTTTACATGCATGTGCTGAAAGTTATTAGTTGTCTATacacatattatcattatttgaaaacaaaattattgaaTGTATTCTTAGTTTATGTATGATTTTCCTTGAAAGTGCAAATATTTAATCAACTTGAACTAAACCTCACGATATAAAACatccttacacacacacacacacacacacacacgtacacacacacacacacacaaaccagaCGTACACATGTATATCGTGCATCATTACACTTTACACTCCTGCTGCGATATATTATCAAGGACCTACTAAGTATCTGACAAACATCTAGACAAGTTACATACATTATGttcacacatatacacatgcgTCTCTAAAATAATATTCCGTGGCTTTAATGGggttaacaataataatgatataataataataataataataataataataataataataataataataacaattaacattatcattattagtagtagtagtagtggcattattattatcattatcattataataccatatacataggcctatatatatttatacatatatatatttggatatacagtatatatatgtatggatatgtatgtatacatctatggataaagatgataatgactGTACGTGATAGTACATGCCTTTCTTATTTCAGATGAATTTTAGCGTTCATTTCCAAGATTATGCACGGATTCATTAATCAGAAATGAAGTTCGAGACAAGCCGAATGTTACGTGATATACGACTTCAGTCAGACAGAcatggggggcatttcatgaagcatttttgcccgacaacttgtcggacaaatttgctctaagccaatcagatgcaaggattcaAGTAGTTTTTAACAGTTTGTCGGACGAAATGTCTGACAAaaagcttcatgaaatgcccccatggTCTCGATTAATACACTATCGAAATCTGTAATACTAGTATGCGAGAACTTTCTCCTGCGTAGGCTGCATTCAATAGGGCCTACGTACCCACGCACGACTAGCGTTCGAAAAGATCCTTTAGTCTGCTTGTCTAATGACCTTTGTCACAAAAAGGATCAATGTCCAAACAGACGGATGGAAATACTATGATACATCATCGGCATATTTAGCTTGGTAAGTTGCATAGTATATTACTCGTTCTATTCATATAATGGTGCCTCGTAACCTCGTTTATAATGGTGCCTCGTTAATTTTGAACACATAGACAGCGGCCAACAGAATTCATGTAGAATTCCAGGATCGGCGATTGTGAAAAATATAATGTAATGTACTTTTAGTCGGTTAGGAGATGGCATTGTCCTATGTTGGGTTGAACGTCGGAGGAATAGTATTTCAGACGTCTAGTACTACTTTAAATAGTCAACCTGAAAACTTCTTCACTTCTCTACTAAGTGGACAATTTGAAAGCGCTAAAGACGAAGCTGGAAATTTCCTGATCGATCGTGACGGGCAGATTTTCCGTCATGTTCTAAATTACATGAGAAATGGCAAACTCGTCCTGCCCGAAAGATTCGACGAACTCGCTCTGCTTGATCAAGAGGCAGATTTCTTCCAACTCGGTTCTCTGAAAGCTGACATCAAAGCTCTGAGAGAGGCCACGCTCGCAGAAAGTGTCACTCTGAACGTTGGCGGCAGGATTTATCAGACGACGAGAAGCGTCCTGTCTCGGGAACCAGGGTCTGTCTTCCGCAAGATTATTGATGGTCATCCTCCCTCTCATCATGGTCAATACTTTATAGACGGAGACCAATCTCTTTTTGTCCACATCTTGCGGTATCTTCGATTCGGATACCTCCAATTACTATCTCCCCCTTTCACGGAAATGGATTTAAATCTGCTGGAAGCTGAAGCGAAGTCGATGGAGATGGATGGTCTTCTGGCACACGTATTTATATTTCGAATGCTACATATAAGACATAGCAGTTTAGGCAGAGGCGTGGCTATGTTTAGTACAGACGATCAGTTCGTTTTCTACTCCAATGACAACGTGATTTTGGCGGCCCTGTCTCATTTTGGCAGACGTGCAATGGCAGTAGAAAGTATTAAATGTGCCTGGGAAAGCGTGTACGTGGTTGCACTTCATTTGGATTCGACAAAAATAGAAAGACAGGTATACATGCAGGAATTCCGTCAGAGTGTTCTATGCCCTGCCAATGGAGATGAAATGGTTGACGTGTTATCTTCACTAATGGGTAGACCATTTATTCGTAAAGCATATGCCACAACCTGCTTTGCCGTGTTTGGCTGGAGTGGTGACATAGTTGGGAAGTTCCTGAGAGAGATTATGTAGCAGGGAACATCTGATCAATTAACGACAGTCACTGACAGTGATTAATGATGACTGCATTCCGTTCACACACGCCTAGTTGTTACATCCTCAAAGAAGTATTGTCCGAGGCGGCGTATATAACCCGCATGCATTATAAACATTGAAttgtgcatacatatatatatatatatatatgtttgttggggtttttttttcagtttgaaatCGCTACTGATATTGTGTTGGGCATTGTGTTCTTTCCGGCAGGGGTTGTTCTGATGCGATTGGACTTCGAACCCATAACCTTTATCCCACGAAGGATGTAACGGAGCAAGTTTAAATCGTCGTTGCCGCATATTAAGTACCTTGtatacagtggcgtatctagggaaaacggcgcccggggcaagcacgaaaattgcgcccctaatttctgaaaaggtgttcaaccccaaccccatcccggtagggactttaaacaaagtccacatgatgctttctcaagcacttaaaagggatcttttgagggtgatttaaatgtaatgaattgtgatagattttggcgagcgagcgcagcgaacgagccgaaaatttttgtatttcagcttacaaaacatggaattcttgtcattttttacttaacaaatcttacaattctaatcaagatatagtgacagccttatagatatcgatttataccaaaaaactgaggactttaaaaaatactttaaattagtgcgcgcgagtgagctgaaatttgtaaatgtcctcgtcatcatcacgtattgttcatatctttttttatataaattttggcgagcgagcgcagcgagcgagtcgaaaaattttgtatttcagcttacaaaacatggaattcttgtcattttttgcttattaaatctcacaattatagtgacgaccttatagataacgatttataaaaacaaactgaggacttgaaaatatactctaaattagtacgagcgagtgagccgaaatttgtatatttctgcgtcatcattacgtttttttcttatcttttttgatttttttttgcgccccccccccctcccccgtatgttcgaaaccgttggcgtcctcttttgatccaatcggtgatcgcttcagaacgaatgaaattgcagtcgctgctccttgtaacatttttcctggtaaatataaaatgacatgagtgaacacaatcgacattatcattttgtccgcgtcatcgtcacgttttgttcttatcttcttctcttttttatacaaattttggcgagcgagcgcagcgagcgagccgaaaatttttgtatttcagcttacaaatcatgaaactcttgtcattttttacttattaaatcttacaattctaatcaagatatagtgacggccttatagataacgatttataccaacaaactgaggacttgaaaaaatactctaaattagtacgagcaagtgagccgaaatttgtatatttccgcgtcatcattgcATTtcgttcttatcttgtttgatttgttgttgttttttgcgcccccccccccgtatgttcgaaaccgttgacgccctcttttgatccaattggcgatcgcttcagaacgaatgaaattgcagccgctgctccgtgaaacattttgcctgctaaatataaaatgacatgtgtgaacacaatagacactgtcattttgtcatcatcacgttctgttcttaccttctttttcatatatattttggcgagcgagcgcagcgagcgagccgaaaattgttgtatttcagctcacagaacatggaatttttgtgtgaacacaataaacattgtcattttgtccgcgtcatcatcatgttttgtttttatcttgtttgatttggttttgctgcccccccccccccaccattctccctcccccttccgggcgagtttttgttttcttcttcttcttcttcttcttttctttttttttcttcttcttcttcgttttttttttttcgtttttttttttgcgcccccaaggagtggcgcccggggcacgtgccccccttgcccccccccccccctagatacgccactgcttgTATAGCGTATAGGACTTTATTATAGGCCGCCTCGTGATCAGCTCATTATTTGCCTTTAATTTCGATACACACTCGTTTAATAACCGGTGGTTTGGTTCTATATCTGTGTTTCCTTTCCTTTTacacagtataggcctacagtaacATAAATGATATTGACAGGGGTCTACGAAGAATATGCAGAGTAGAAGACACAGAATTAAATCAAGACATGCAAGAACTGTCAATAACCCGTCCGTGAAATCATATTCAGTGATCAATGTTTAATAACACTGTCTCCAGTAATATTgcataataatattaatgtagAGAAGAACTAGGCCTATgtcacaaatacaatgtacacgcACCAATAATTCTAGATGACTTATATTTGTGCCtgagtttgtgtttgtatgtatgtaatttttcgatttttttttcttttcaatcatcTTTACGCCTTTCTATGTCCTTATGTTGTTATGTTCATATTTCCTGGCGATTTTTGAACTGTACTGATTACAGTCAAGGTAAAAATAGGGCATGTATTCCTCAATTGAAGAAGTTCCATTTGCACCAGAGATCCAAATTTGTAGATAAAGACAGTACGTTATAcggtgtgggttttttttctgcccAAGCTCCTGAACACTGGTGACAAGAAGAGCATCGCTTCTCTTCAGTCAACTTACTCTATTCAATCAGCTATCTCTTTTTTGTCactttatttgttttctgtCTTCTGTTGTCTTCCTAGGCCAAATGATGTTGAGAATATTCCGAAGTTCCAGTTGTTTATTTGTATCTGTATTCATTGTTCCTTCAATTTCTAATAAGGGAGAatattgtaaaacaaacaaacacacaaaccaataaAAACTCACCAGATCGATGCCGCTGTCCTATAGACAAACTGCCTATCGATAACGGTCTTCTTCTACATGACATTGTTTTACGTCTTATGCCTATTTCTACTGAGTACtcctgtttatattttgattagaaAATGGTTGATTCTGCCATGATGATTTTATCTGTACAGgtggaaaaataaaacaaactgaaactgaTATGAATGTCTGTCTGTGGCCTTATGTCACAAAGTCGAGAGTCAACAGACATAATGATACACCACCGGCATGCTGCTTATCATTCCCTAAATAGTCTTTACGATTGATAAGTGAGTAGTATAGCGTACCTCATTCATATAAAACGGTGCCTCATTGATATTTTGAACACGGCATTAACAGCTCATGATTTCAGCATTGACGATTGCCAAATATTTCATGGTTACGAGATGGCAATGTCGTA
This sequence is a window from Diadema setosum chromosome 13, eeDiaSeto1, whole genome shotgun sequence. Protein-coding genes within it:
- the LOC140236514 gene encoding uncharacterized protein, translated to MALSYVGLNVGGIVFQTSSTTLNSQPENFFTSLLSGQFESAKDEAGNFLIDRDGQIFRHVLNYMRNGKLVLPERFDELALLDQEADFFQLGSLKADIKALREATLAESVTLNVGGRIYQTTRSVLSREPGSVFRKIIDGHPPSHHGQYFIDGDQSLFVHILRYLRFGYLQLLSPPFTEMDLNLLEAEAKSMEMDGLLAHVFIFRMLHIRHSSLGRGVAMFSTDDQFVFYSNDNVILAALSHFGRRAMAVESIKCAWESVYVVALHLDSTKIERQVYMQEFRQSVLCPANGDEMVDVLSSLMGRPFIRKAYATTCFAVFGWSGDIVGKFLREIM